Within the Streptomyces sp. NBC_00554 genome, the region TCGGGAACTCCACCGCAGGGGGCGCGTACATCCCCGGCATGTCCGACCACGTGATCATGGTCAAGGAGCGGGCCAAAGTGTTCCTCGGCGGGCCGCCGCTGGTGAAGATGGCCACCGGGGAGGAGAGCGACGACGAGTCCCTGGGCGGCGCCGAGATGCACGCGCGCGTGTCGGGGCTCGCGGACTACTTCGCCGTCGACGAGCAGGACGCGATCCGGCAGACGCGGCGGGTGGTGGCCCGCCTCAACCACCGCAAGGCGTACGGCGATCCTGGCCCGGCAGCCCCGCCGAAGTACGACGAGGACGAGCTCCTGGGGATCGTCCCGGGCGACCTGAGGCACCCCTTCGACCCGCGCGAGGTCGTCGCCCGCCTCGTCGACGGCTCCGACTTCGACGAGTTCAAGCCGCTCTACGGAACGAGCCTCACCACCGGCTGGGCGACGCTCCACGGCTACCCCGTCGGCGTGCTGGCCAACGCCCAAGGGGTGCTCTTCAGCGCCGAGTCGCAGAAGGCGGCCCAGTTCATCCAGCTGGCCAACCAGCGCGACATCCCGCTCCTCTTCCTGCACAACACCACCGGCTACATGGTCGGCAAGGAGTACGAGCAGGGCGGCATCATCAAGCACGGCGCGATGATGATCAACGCGGTGAGCAACAGCCGCGTACCGCACCTCTCCGTGCTGATGGGCGCCTCCTACGGAGCGGGCCACTACGGCATGTGCGGGCGCGCGTACGACCCGCGCTTCCTCTTCGCCTGGCCCAGCGCCAAGTCCGCCGTCATGGGCCCCCAGCAGCTCGCCGGCGTCCTCTCGATCGTCGCCCGCCAGTCGGCCGCCGCCAAGGGGCAGCCCTACGACGATGACGCCGACGCCGCGCTGCGCGCCATGGTGGAGCAGCAGATCGAGTCCGAGTCCCTGCCGATGTTCCTGTCCGGGCGGCTGTACGACGACGGGGTCATCGACCCGCGCGACACCCGCACCGCGCTCGGCCTGTGCCTGTCCACGATCCATACGGCGCCCTACGAGGGTGCGCGCGGTGGCTTCGGCGTCTTCCGGATGTGAGAGCTGGCTCCCCTTTGCGGCTAAACCGCCGCCGCTCTCGCGGACCCGGTTGCTCGCCGTCGTGGTTCCTCAATTGATGGTTGCGGTGATCTAGTGGAAAGAGTGCGTTCCTCATGATCAGAACTCTTCTGGTGGCGAACCGGGGCGAGATCGCCTGCCGGGTTTTCCGCACCTGCGGCGAGTTGGGAATCCGAACCGTCGCCGTGCACTCGGACGCCGACGAGAACGCCCTGCACGCGCGCGTGGCCGACGCGGCGGTACGTCTGCCGGGTTCGGCTCCTTCGGAGACGTATCTGCGCGGCGACCTGATCGTGAAGGCGGCCCTGAGCGCCGGCGCGGACGCCGTGCACCCCGGGTACGGCTTCCTCTCAGAGAACGCCGACTTCGCGCGGGCCGTCCTCGACGCGGGCCTCGTCTGGGTCGGACCGCCGCCCGAGGCGATCGAGGCGATGGCCTCCAAGACGCGCGCCAAGAAGCTGATGGGGCTCGAACCCCTGTCGACGGTGACCGCAGACGATCTCCCCGTTCTGGTGAAGGCGGCCGCGGGCGGCGGCGGGCGCGGTATGCGCGTCGTACGGGAACTCGCGGAACTCGACGCCGAGTTGACGGCCGCCCGCGCCGAGGCCCTCAGTGCCTTCGGCGACGGGGAGGTGTTCGTCGAGCCCTACGTGGAGGGCGGTCGGCACGTCGAGGTGCAGATCCTCGCCGACGCGCACGGCACGGTGTGGGCGCTCGGCACGCGCGACTGCTCGCTGCAGCGGCGGCACCAGAAGGTGATCGAGGAGGCGCCGGCACCCGGCCTTGCACCCGCGCTGGTGGCGGAGCTCCACGAGCTGGCCGTGCGCGCCGCACGCGCCGTCGACTACGTGGGCGCGGGCACCGTGGAGTTCCTGATCGCGGACGGCAAGGCGCACTTCCTGGAGATGAACACCCGCCTCCAGGTCGAACACCCCGTCACGGAAGCGGTCTTCGACATCGACCTCGTGGCGCTCCAGCTCCAGGTCGCCGAGGGCGCCGTACTCGAAAACGACCCTCCACGCGCGCGTGGCCACGCGATCGAGGCCCGCCTGTACGCCGAGGACCCGGCCCGCGCGTGGGCCCCGCAGACCGGCACCCTGCACCGCCTCGCCGTCCCGGAGGGCGTGCGCCTGGACACCGGCTACACCGACGGCGACCCCATCGGCATCCACTACGACCCGATGCTCGCCAAGGCCGTCGCCCACGCCCCCACGCGCGCGGAAGCCCTCCGCAAACTGTCGGGCGCCCTGGAGAGGGCCGAGATCCACGGCCCGGTCACCAACAGGGACCTTCTCGTACGGTCCCTGCGGCACCCGGAGTTCACCGGCGCCCGCATGGACACGGGTTTCTACGAGCGGCACCTCGAGGTGCTCACCAGGGCGGCCCCGGACCCGTACGCACCGCTCGCCGCGGCCCTCTCGGACGCGCACGGCCGCTCCCGGTTCGGCGGCTGGCGCAACCTCCCCTCCCAGCCGCAGACCAAGCGCTACCTCATGGGCGGCACCGAGCACGAGGTCCACTACCGGCACACCCGTGACGGCCTCACCGCCGAAGGCGTACGCGTCGTGCACGCCGACGCACGTCTCGTCGTACTCGAAATCGACGGTGTACGCCGCAAGTTCGAGATCAGCCGCTACGGCGACCAGCTCCACGTGGGCCCCACCGCCCTCACCGCCCTGCCCCGCTTCCCCGACCCCACCACCCAGCAGGCCCCCGGCTCCCTCCTGGCCCCCATGCCGGGAACCGTCGTCCGGGTCGCCGAGGGACTGACCACCGGAGCCGCCGTGACGGCCGGACAGCCCCTCGTCTGGCTGGAGGCGATGAAGATGGAACACAAGATCTCAGCGCCGACGGAGGGCATCCTGAGCGCCCTCCACGCGGCCCCCGGCCAACAGGTGGAGGTCGGAACCCTTCTGGCGGTCGTTCAGCCGAACGAGCCCCTTTAGGGGCGCGGGGCTGCTCACATATGCGGCTTCGCCGCGTGGGCGCGACCAGCCACAACGAATCCGCACCCTTCAGGAGACCCCATGACCCCCGTCACCGAATCCGACGAGCACAAGGCCCTCCGATCGGCCGTAGCCGCCCTGGGCACCCGCTACGGCCGCGACTACATCAACAAGGTCATCGCCGACGGCGCCCACCCGAACGAACTCTGGTCGGAGGCGGCCAAGCTCGGCTACCTCGGCGTCAACCTGCCGGAGGCATACGGCGGAGGCGGCGGCGGCATCTCGGAACTCTCCATCGTCCTGGAGGAGTTGGGGACCGCAGGCTGCCCCCTGCTGATGATGCTCGTGTCGCCCGCGATCTGCGGCACAGTGATCGCCCGCTTCGGAACGGACTCGCAGAAACAGGAGTGGCTCCCCGCCCTGGCGGACGGCTCCCGCATCATGGCCTTCGGCATCACCGAACCCGACGCCGGCTCCAACTCGCACCGCATCACCACCACGGCCCGCCGCGACGGCGAGGAGTGGGTGCTGAGCGGCCGCAAGGTGTTCATCTCCGGAGTCGACATCGCCGACGCGACGCTCATCGTCGGACGTGCGGAGGACGCGAGGACCGGCCGCCTCAAGCCCTGCCTGTTCATCGTCCCGCGCGACGCCGAGGGCTTCGGGCGGCGGCGGATCGACATGGAACTCCACGGCGCGGAGAAGCAGTTCGAGCTGACCCTCGACGACGTGCGGCTGCCCGCCGACGCGCTCGTCGGCGACGAGGACGCGGGCCTCCTCCAGCTCTTCGCCGGGCTCAACCCCGAGCGCGTCATGACGGCCGCGTTCGCGATCGGCATGGGCCGGTACGCCCTCTCCGTAGCGATCGGTTACGCCAAGGAGCGCACCGTCTGGAAGGACCCCATCGGCGCCCACCAGGCCATCGCGCACCCCCTCGCGCAAGCCCACATCGAGCTCGAACTCGCCCGCCTGATGATGCAGAAGGCGGCCCACCTGTACGACGCGGGGGACGACGCCGGGGCGGGCGAGGCCGCCAACATGGCCAAGTACGCGGCAGGCGAGGCCTGTGTGAAGGCCGTCGACCAGGCCGTGCAGACCCTCGGCGGCAACGGCCTGACGCGCGAGTTCGGCCTCGCCTCGCTGATCACGGCGTCGCGCGTGGCCCGGATCGCACCGGTCAGCAGGGAAATGATTCTCAACTACATCTCCCACCAGACCCTGGGCCTGCCCAAGTCGTACTGAGCCGTGCTAGGCAGTGCGCCAGACAGTGCGCCAGGTGGCGCGTCAGACAGTGCCCAGCCGCCCCAGCCGCCCCAGCCGTGCCAGGAGGAACCCATGTTCCGCAGCGAGTACGCAGATGTCCCGGCCGTCGAGGTACCCATCCACGACGCGGTCCTCGGCCGCGCCGCCGAGTGGGGCGACACGCCCGCGCTCATCGACGGCGTCGACGGAACCACCCTCACCTACGGCCAACTCGACCTGTTCCACCGCCGGCTGGCCGCCGCGTTCGCCGAAGCGGGCGTCGGCAAGGGCGACGTACTGGCCCTGCACAGCCCGAACACCATCGCCTTCCCGACGGCGTTCTACGCGGCCACACGCGCGGGGGCATCGGTCACCACCGTGCACCCGCTCGCCACAGCCGAGGAGTTCGCCAAGCAGCTCCGCGACAGCGCCGCCACCTGGATCGTGACCGTCTCGCCCCTCCTGGACGCGGCACGCCAGGCCGCCGAACTCGCGGGCGGCGTACGGGAGATCTTCGTCTGCGACAAGGCACCGGGGCACCGGTCGCTGATGGACCTGCTCGCCACCACCGCGCCCGAACCGCAGGTCGACATCGACCCCGCGCAGGACGTCGCGGCCCTCCCGTACTCCTCCGGCACCACCGGCGTCCCCAAGGGCGTGATGCTGACCCACCGGTCCATCGCCACCAACCTCGCGCAGCTCTCGCCGCTCATGCCGACGGGCCCCGGCGACCGCATCCTCGCCGTGCTGCCCTTCTTCCACATATACGGGCTGACCGCCCTCATGAACGCGCCCCTCAGGCAGGGCGCCACCGTCGTCGTACTGCCCCGCTTCGACCTCGAGACCTTCCTCGCGGCCATCGAGAAACACCGCATCAACGCCCTCTACGTGGCCCCGCCGATCGTCCTCGCCCTCGCGAAGCACCCGGCCGTCGCGCAGTACGACCTGTCCTCCCTGGAATACATCATCTGCTCGGCGGCCCCCCTGGACGCCGCTCTGGCGGCCGCCTGTTCACGGCGGCTCGGCCTGCCGCCCATCGGCCAGGCGTACGGCATGACGGAACTGTCGCCCGGCACGCACGTCGTCCCCCTCGGCACCGAGAACCCGCCCCCCGGAACCGTCGGCAAGCTCATCGCCGGCACGGAGATGCGCATCGTGTCCCTGGACGACCCCTCCAAGGACCTGGAAGTCGGTGAAGCGGGCGAGATCGCCATCCGCGGTCCCCAGGTCATGAAGGGCTACCTGGGACAGCCCGACGCCACCGCCGCGATGATCGACCCGGACGGCTGGCTGCACACCGGAGACGTCGGATACGTGGACGCCGACGGCTGGCTCTTCGTCGTCGACCGCGTCAAGGAACTCATCAAGTACAAGGGCTTCCAGGTCGCCCCCGCCGAACTCGAGGCCCTGCTGCTCACCCACCCCGGCATCGCCGACGCCGCCGTCATCGGCGTCTACAACGAGGACAAGAACGAGGTCCCGCACGCGTACGTGGTGCGCCAGCCGTCCGCGACCGACCTCTCCGAAGGAGAAGTCATGATGTACGTCGCCGAACGCGTCGCCCCGTACAAGCGGGTCCGCCACGTCACCTTCATCGACGATGTGCCGCGGGCGGTCTCCGGGAAGATCCTGCGCCGCCGGCTCCGGGAGCTCGCGTGACTCTTGTGCACACGGCGCACGACCGCGCCGTCACCACCCTCACCCTCGACTCGCCCGGCAACCGCAACGCCCTGTCGGCGGCACTGGTGGGCGACCTGACGGACGCCCTCACCCGCTGCGGCAAGGACGGTGACGTACGCGCGGTCGTCCTCACCCACACCGGGAACACGTTCAGCGCGGGCGCCGATCTCCGCGACCCTCCCCCACTCTCGGCTTCGCTCGAGCGGGGGGACCCCCATCACCCGGACGCCCTCGTCGGGCTGCTCCGGCAGATCGTCGAACTGCCCAAGCCGGTGGTGGCCCGGGTGACCGGACACGTCCGGGCGGGCGGCCTCGGCCTGCTCGGCGCCTGCGACATCGCGGCCGCTTCCCTGGAATCCACCTTCGCCTTCACGGAGGTACGCATCGGAGTCGCCCCCGCCGTCATCTCGCTGCCCCTGCTGCCCCGTACCGACCCCCGCGCACTCGCCCGCTACTACCTCACCGGCGAACGCTTCGACGCCACCGAGGCGGTACGCACCGGGCTCCTGACGGCGGCGGGCGACGACGTCGACGTAACCCTGGAGCCCGTCCTCGACGGCCTGCGCAGGTCGTCCCCGCAAGGCCTCGCCGAGACGAAGTCGCTGCTCACGGCTAAGGTGCTGGAGGCCTTCGACCGGGACGCGGCCGAGCTGACCGCGCTCTCGGCCCGGCTGTTCTCCTCCGCGCAGGCCCGCGAGGGGATGACGGCCTTCCTCGAAAGACGGGATCCCGTATGGGTGGTGTGACCACGACGGACAGTGCGCCTGAGCGGGCGGGGGAAGCCGCCGCGCGTCCGCCGCACGTCCCCAAACAGGACCGCAGCCGGGCCACCCGGCAGCGGCTCCTGGCGGCCGCCGTGGCCTGCCTCGCCGAACACGGCTGGGCGGGCTCCACGGTCTCCGTCGTCGCCGAGCGCGCCGGCGTCTCCCGGGGCGCCGCCCAGCACCACTTCCCGACCCGCGAGGACCTCTTCACAGCCGCCGTCGAATACGTCGCCGAGGAACGCTCCACAGCCCTGCGCGCCCTCTTCCCCCAGGGCGCCGCCGACCGCCGCGAGGTGGTGGCCGCCCTGGTCGACCTCTACACAGGACCCCTCTTCCGCGCCGCCCTCCACCTCTGGGTCGCCGCCTCCAACGAGGAACAACTCCGGCCCAGGGTCACGGAACTGGAAGCCCGCGTCGGCCGCGAGACCCACCGGATAGCGGTGGAACTGCTGGCCGCCGACGAGTCCCGCCCCGGGGTACGGGAGACCGTCCAGGGGCTCCTCGACATGGCCCGGGGCCTCGGTCTCGCCAACCTGCTCACGGACGACGGGGGACGGCGGGAGCGGGTGGTGACCCAGTGGGCCGTACTGCTGGACGAGGCGCTGGGGACCGGGTTCAGGGACTGAGCGGGACCCGGGGCTGAGCGGCTTCAGGGACTGAGCCGCTCCACCGTCCAGCTGCCGTCCGCCCCCGCCACGTACCGCAGCCGGTCGTGCAGCCGGTTCTCGCGGCCCTGCCAGAACTCCACCGTCTGCGGGGCGACACGGAAACCGCCCCAGTCAGGGGGGACCGGAACCTGCTCACCCTCCGGGTAGCGGGCGCTCAACTCGGCGTACGAGGCGTCCAGTTCGGCGCGGGAGCGGATCACCGTGGACTGGGCGCTGGCCCAGGCGCCGAGCTGGGAGCCGTGCGGCCGGGTGCGGAAGTACGCGGCGGTCTCGTCGCGCCCGGTGCGCCGTGCCGTGCCCGTGACGATGACCTGGCGGGCCATGGGGTGCCACGGGAAGAGCAGCGAGACGTACGGGTTGGCGGCCAGGTCGCGGGCCTTGCGGGAGCCGTAGTTGGTGTAGAAGACGAAGCCCTGCTCGTCGTACTGCTTCAGCAGCACCGTGCGCGAGCTGGGCCGGCCCTCGGAGTCCGCCGTGGCGACGACCATGGCGTTGGGCTCGTACACCACGCCCTGTGCCGCGGCCTGCGCGGCCTGACCGAACCAGCGCGCGAACTGTTCCATGGGGTGGGCGGCCAGCTCGGTCTCGGCGAGTCCCTCGGCCCGGTAGTGCTCGCGCATCGCGGCGGGGTCGAGGGTGGGGTCGAGGGCGGGATCACGATCATTCACATCGTCATCCTGCCGTACGGGCGCCCCGCGCCGTGGGGGTGTGCTTCATCACTGAAGGGCACTTTCGTGGCACTGAGTGCCGCGCACTCTCCCCAAAGGTGGCACTCAGGGATATCGTGCTGGTGCCGAAACGGTTGCGCGACCGACCGGACGGGGCATCACCGGGGTGACGTACCGGACCGCGAGTCCACGAGGAGACCGCGGAACCGGACGTGCACCCCCGCCACGCGCATATGGTCACGAGAACCACCGAACCCCCCACAAATCATCTGTCGCACGCATCATGAGGAGCCGCCTGATGTCCGACTTCGTACCCGGACTCGAAGGAGTCGTCGCTTTCGAGACGGAGATCGCCGAACCGGACAAGGAGGGCGGCGCCCTCCGGTACCGGGGCGTCGACATCGAGGACCTGGTCGGCCACGTCTCCTTCGGAAACGTCTGGGGACTGCTCGTCGACGGGGCCTTCAACCCAGGCCTGCCGCCCGCCGAGCCCTTCCCGATCCCCGTCCACTCCGGCGACATCCGCGTCGACGTCCAGTCCGCGCTGGCGATGCTGGCCCCCGTGTGGGGCCTCAAGCCCCTCCTCGACATCGACGAGCAGCAGGCCCGCGAGGACCTCGCCCGCGCCGCCGTCATGGCCCTGTCGTACGTCGCCCAGTCCGCCCGCGGCCAGGGCAACGCCATGGTCCCGCAGCGCGAGATCGACAAGGCGCAGTCCGTCGTCGAGCGCTTCATGATCCGCTGGCGCGGCGAGCCCGACCCCAAGCACGTCGCCGCGGTCGACGCCTACTGGACGTCCGCCGCCGAACACGGCATGAACGCCTCCACCTTCACCGCCCGCGTCATCGCCTCCACCGGCGCCGACGTGGCGGCGGCCCTCTCCGGAGCCGTGGGCGCCATGTCGGGACCGCTGCACGGCGGCGCCCCCTCCCGCGTCCTCGGCATGATCGAGGAGATCGAACGCACCGGCGACGCCGACGCATACGTCAAGCAGGCCCTCGACAAGGGCGAACGCCTCATGGGCTTCGGCCACCGCGTCTACCGCGCCGAGGACCCACGCGCGCGCGTGCTCCGCCGCACCGCCCGCGAACTCGGCGCCCCCCGCTTCGAGATCGCCGAAGCCCTGGAGAAGGCCGCCCTCGCCGAACTCCACGCCCGCCGCCCGGACCGCATCCTCGCGACGAACGTCGAGTTCTGGGCCGCCATCGTCCTCGACTTCGCCGAGGTCCCGGCACACATGTTCACCTCGATGTTCACCTGCGCCCGCACCGCCGGCTGGTCCGCACACATCCTGGAACAGAAGCGCACCGGAAGGCTCGTCAGGCCGTCCGCGCGCTACATCGGCCCCAGCACCCGCGGCCCGCAGGAAATCGTGGGCTACGAGGGCATCGCGCACTGATCGCGCACTGATCGCGCACTGAACCGACCCCGGCACGCGCTCGCCGGAGCTGCTCACGCGGGTGTGAGCAGCTCCGCGTGATGGCGGGCGGCGACCAGTGGATGCGCCCGCAGCTTGCCCTTCAGCTCGTTGAAGCCGTACTCGGCGAAGAGCGGATTCGCCGGGTCGGTCGTCACGCCGGGCGCGGCGGAAGCGTACGGGAAGGGCGGCGGCTCGACACGGGCGTCGAGGCGCGGGTTGTAGAAGAAGGGCACGGAGAACCGCTCGGTGGCACCGGGCGGACTCACCACCCGGTGGTTGGTGGCCAGCAGATACCCATTGGTGGCCACCTCCAACAGCTCGCCCAGGTTGACCACGAACGCCCCCGGCAGCGGCGGCACATCGTGGAAGAACCCGTCCTCCCGCTGCACCTGAAGCCCCCCGACCTGATCCTGCAGCAGCAGCGTCAGGAAGCCGTAGTCCTTGTGCGCGCCGACTCCCTGGTCAGCGCCGTCACCCGCGCTCCCCGGATACCGCACCAGCTTCAGATGCGGATGGGCGCGCGATCCGAAGACGGGCTCGTAGAAGTCGGCGGGCGCCCCGATCGCGGTCAGCAGCTCGCGCAGCAGCCGCGCCGAGACGGCACTGAGCCGGTCGATCCACGCCAGCGCGGCGACCCGCAGCTCCGGCAGTGCGTCCGGCCACTGGTTGGGTCCCTGCAGCCACCAGTACGCCGGCTCACCCGCCCCGGGTGTCCGGGCGGCCCGCTCCGCCCCTATGTCGAGCTGGTCCCGCCAGTCCCTGCCGCCTCCCGTGACCTCGTCTCCCGTACGCGTATACCCGCGGAAGTGCGGCGAGTTGACGTTGTCGATCGCCAGCCGGTCGGCCTCGGGAAGCGCGAAGAAGCGCCGCATGGCGCGCAACAGGGCGTCGGTCTCACCGGCGGTCACCCCGTGCCCGACGAGCTGGAAGAACCCCACGTCATGGGCGGCACTGTGCAACTGCGCGTGCAGCAGCGCACGCGCCTGCGGCCCGCGATCGGCGGCGGAGAGATCGATGATCGGAAGCTGCTGGTACGAGAAGGAGGACGTGTTCGTCGTCATGGTGTGCGTCCGCGAGATGTACGGGTGCCCGGGCGGCCGCCAGGGATGGGGCGGGGTCCACGGGTGCCGAGCGAAAAGAGATGAGGGGGCCGAGGTCAGACGGAACCCGGACACCCCATGCTCGTGACGCGGACGTAGTCCACGTGGCGGCGTCGAACGAGCAGCGGAAGCATGCGCCAAGAGTACTGCGGAACCTCGGATTCCCAGGTGCCCCACCTCACACACCACCGGAACGCAGGCGACCCGCGAGCTCTGGTCCCTCCGCCGTGCGGCGAAGGAGCCGGCCGGACTTACCGGCGAGCCCGCGGGTCGGGTGACTGCTGGAGATTGGGCCGGCTGCGCGCACAGATCACGCGCTGGTCCGGCACCGCACTGGATGTGGTGACGGGCCGCTAGCCCGCAGCCACCTCGCTCGTCCGGTTGCCATGCATCTGCCGGATCACCTCCTTTCGTAGCGTGCGGCCCACCCTAGGAACCGATCGGGCATGGCTCAACCGGTTTTTCGGAAAGGCCGTGGCAAGGGTTCGCCGGACAGTCGCCGGACAGGGTTCGCTGCTCGTTCGCTGCTCATGGGGCGGGCGGGGCGGAAATCCGGCGTACAACGATTTCGTCCAATCTTTGGGGAACCAGGTGTGGGCTGGGTCACGTTCGAGTTGAATGATGGTGAGTGAGCGAACTGTCACGCCGTACGTGCGGACGCAGCCTGCAGGGGGTTCAGGTGAGTGCTTCCCGGCGTAGTGGGACTACCGATGAGCTGGGGCCGGACGAGCCCGACCGGGATGGTTCGGATCTTCTTGCCGCGCTCCTCGACGGGATGGACGCGGCGTTGTGCGCCTTTGACGCCGATGGGGTCGTGACGCACTGGAACCGTGAGGCCGAGCGGATTCTCGGGTGGACGGCCGCGGAGGCCGTGGGGCGGCAGGGGTTCGCCGGGTGGGCCGTGCGGACCGCCGACGCCGAGGAGGTCGAGGGGCGGCTGCTGTCCGCCATGGAGGCTCCCGGGCGGCAGGTGAACGAGTTCGCCCTCCTCACCAAGGACGGCGGGCGAGTCCTCGTACGGACCCAGTCGGCCGCAGTGCGCGGCCCTGACGGGAAGCCCGCCGGGGTGTACTGCGCCTTCAGCGAGGTGCACGCGCAGATCGATCTGGAGCGGTCCATCGCCCTCAGCGAGGCGCTGTTCGAGGACGCCAGCTGGGGTGTCGTGCTGGTGGACGCCGATCTGCGGCCGGCCGTGGTCAACGCCCATGCGGCGCGGGCGCTGGGGATCGGGCGTACGGCGGTGCTCGGCCGGCCGCTGGGGGAGTTGCTCTCCCAGGGTGTCGAGGAGCTGGAGAGCGCGCTCACGCATGTGCTGGCCGAGGGTGCGCCGCCCGCTCCCGCCGAGATGTGGGTGAGCGTGCGGACGCCGGAGGGTGAGACGCGCAGGTGCTGGCGGAGCGGGTTCCTGCGGCTCTCCTCGCCGCTCACGGAGGAGCCCGTACCGCTGGGTGTGGGGTGGCTCTTCCAGGATGTGACGGAGGCCAAGCAGACCGAGCAGGAGGCGGCGCTGCTGCGGTTCCGGGCCAACCAGCTGCACCGGGCGGCGCGGGCCGCGGCCGAGTGCGAGGACCCGGGCGAGGCGGCCACCGTACATCTGGACTTCTCGCTCGCCGGGTTCGCCGATCACGCGCTGATCGACCGGGTGGCGGGGGGTTCGGTGG harbors:
- the pdxH gene encoding pyridoxamine 5'-phosphate oxidase, with the translated sequence MNDRDPALDPTLDPAAMREHYRAEGLAETELAAHPMEQFARWFGQAAQAAAQGVVYEPNAMVVATADSEGRPSSRTVLLKQYDEQGFVFYTNYGSRKARDLAANPYVSLLFPWHPMARQVIVTGTARRTGRDETAAYFRTRPHGSQLGAWASAQSTVIRSRAELDASYAELSARYPEGEQVPVPPDWGGFRVAPQTVEFWQGRENRLHDRLRYVAGADGSWTVERLSP
- a CDS encoding 4-coumarate--CoA ligase family protein; translation: MFRSEYADVPAVEVPIHDAVLGRAAEWGDTPALIDGVDGTTLTYGQLDLFHRRLAAAFAEAGVGKGDVLALHSPNTIAFPTAFYAATRAGASVTTVHPLATAEEFAKQLRDSAATWIVTVSPLLDAARQAAELAGGVREIFVCDKAPGHRSLMDLLATTAPEPQVDIDPAQDVAALPYSSGTTGVPKGVMLTHRSIATNLAQLSPLMPTGPGDRILAVLPFFHIYGLTALMNAPLRQGATVVVLPRFDLETFLAAIEKHRINALYVAPPIVLALAKHPAVAQYDLSSLEYIICSAAPLDAALAAACSRRLGLPPIGQAYGMTELSPGTHVVPLGTENPPPGTVGKLIAGTEMRIVSLDDPSKDLEVGEAGEIAIRGPQVMKGYLGQPDATAAMIDPDGWLHTGDVGYVDADGWLFVVDRVKELIKYKGFQVAPAELEALLLTHPGIADAAVIGVYNEDKNEVPHAYVVRQPSATDLSEGEVMMYVAERVAPYKRVRHVTFIDDVPRAVSGKILRRRLRELA
- a CDS encoding acyl-CoA dehydrogenase family protein; its protein translation is MTPVTESDEHKALRSAVAALGTRYGRDYINKVIADGAHPNELWSEAAKLGYLGVNLPEAYGGGGGGISELSIVLEELGTAGCPLLMMLVSPAICGTVIARFGTDSQKQEWLPALADGSRIMAFGITEPDAGSNSHRITTTARRDGEEWVLSGRKVFISGVDIADATLIVGRAEDARTGRLKPCLFIVPRDAEGFGRRRIDMELHGAEKQFELTLDDVRLPADALVGDEDAGLLQLFAGLNPERVMTAAFAIGMGRYALSVAIGYAKERTVWKDPIGAHQAIAHPLAQAHIELELARLMMQKAAHLYDAGDDAGAGEAANMAKYAAGEACVKAVDQAVQTLGGNGLTREFGLASLITASRVARIAPVSREMILNYISHQTLGLPKSY
- a CDS encoding citrate synthase 2; this encodes MSDFVPGLEGVVAFETEIAEPDKEGGALRYRGVDIEDLVGHVSFGNVWGLLVDGAFNPGLPPAEPFPIPVHSGDIRVDVQSALAMLAPVWGLKPLLDIDEQQAREDLARAAVMALSYVAQSARGQGNAMVPQREIDKAQSVVERFMIRWRGEPDPKHVAAVDAYWTSAAEHGMNASTFTARVIASTGADVAAALSGAVGAMSGPLHGGAPSRVLGMIEEIERTGDADAYVKQALDKGERLMGFGHRVYRAEDPRARVLRRTARELGAPRFEIAEALEKAALAELHARRPDRILATNVEFWAAIVLDFAEVPAHMFTSMFTCARTAGWSAHILEQKRTGRLVRPSARYIGPSTRGPQEIVGYEGIAH
- a CDS encoding biotin carboxylase N-terminal domain-containing protein, which encodes MIRTLLVANRGEIACRVFRTCGELGIRTVAVHSDADENALHARVADAAVRLPGSAPSETYLRGDLIVKAALSAGADAVHPGYGFLSENADFARAVLDAGLVWVGPPPEAIEAMASKTRAKKLMGLEPLSTVTADDLPVLVKAAAGGGGRGMRVVRELAELDAELTAARAEALSAFGDGEVFVEPYVEGGRHVEVQILADAHGTVWALGTRDCSLQRRHQKVIEEAPAPGLAPALVAELHELAVRAARAVDYVGAGTVEFLIADGKAHFLEMNTRLQVEHPVTEAVFDIDLVALQLQVAEGAVLENDPPRARGHAIEARLYAEDPARAWAPQTGTLHRLAVPEGVRLDTGYTDGDPIGIHYDPMLAKAVAHAPTRAEALRKLSGALERAEIHGPVTNRDLLVRSLRHPEFTGARMDTGFYERHLEVLTRAAPDPYAPLAAALSDAHGRSRFGGWRNLPSQPQTKRYLMGGTEHEVHYRHTRDGLTAEGVRVVHADARLVVLEIDGVRRKFEISRYGDQLHVGPTALTALPRFPDPTTQQAPGSLLAPMPGTVVRVAEGLTTGAAVTAGQPLVWLEAMKMEHKISAPTEGILSALHAAPGQQVEVGTLLAVVQPNEPL
- a CDS encoding enoyl-CoA hydratase family protein, translated to MTLVHTAHDRAVTTLTLDSPGNRNALSAALVGDLTDALTRCGKDGDVRAVVLTHTGNTFSAGADLRDPPPLSASLERGDPHHPDALVGLLRQIVELPKPVVARVTGHVRAGGLGLLGACDIAAASLESTFAFTEVRIGVAPAVISLPLLPRTDPRALARYYLTGERFDATEAVRTGLLTAAGDDVDVTLEPVLDGLRRSSPQGLAETKSLLTAKVLEAFDRDAAELTALSARLFSSAQAREGMTAFLERRDPVWVV
- a CDS encoding TetR/AcrR family transcriptional regulator, translated to MGGVTTTDSAPERAGEAAARPPHVPKQDRSRATRQRLLAAAVACLAEHGWAGSTVSVVAERAGVSRGAAQHHFPTREDLFTAAVEYVAEERSTALRALFPQGAADRREVVAALVDLYTGPLFRAALHLWVAASNEEQLRPRVTELEARVGRETHRIAVELLAADESRPGVRETVQGLLDMARGLGLANLLTDDGGRRERVVTQWAVLLDEALGTGFRD
- a CDS encoding acyl-CoA carboxylase subunit beta translates to MAPLPPPRHPGDAPVTVISSSLDTRSPDYTANREAMLAKLTELDAEHAKALAGGGEKYVARHRKRGKLLARERIELLLDPDTPFLELSPLAAWGSDYAVGASLVTGIGVVEGVECLITANDPTVRGGASNPWSLKKALRANDIALANRLPCISLVESGGADLPSQKEIFIPGGAIFRDLTRLSAAGIPTVAVVFGNSTAGGAYIPGMSDHVIMVKERAKVFLGGPPLVKMATGEESDDESLGGAEMHARVSGLADYFAVDEQDAIRQTRRVVARLNHRKAYGDPGPAAPPKYDEDELLGIVPGDLRHPFDPREVVARLVDGSDFDEFKPLYGTSLTTGWATLHGYPVGVLANAQGVLFSAESQKAAQFIQLANQRDIPLLFLHNTTGYMVGKEYEQGGIIKHGAMMINAVSNSRVPHLSVLMGASYGAGHYGMCGRAYDPRFLFAWPSAKSAVMGPQQLAGVLSIVARQSAAAKGQPYDDDADAALRAMVEQQIESESLPMFLSGRLYDDGVIDPRDTRTALGLCLSTIHTAPYEGARGGFGVFRM